One genomic region from Paroceanicella profunda encodes:
- a CDS encoding gamma-glutamyltransferase family protein — translation MDHFTTRPEIRGTFGAVATTHWIASAVGFGVLERGGNAFDAAVAAGLVLQVVEPHLNGPAGDLPVIFHAVREGRTEVLCAQGTAPRAATVARYRAEGLEEIPGSGLLSTVIPGAFDGWMLMLRDHGTLSLREALGPALGYARDGHPLLARAAEAIAGLAPFFAAKWPSSAAVWTPGGVVPRAGALFANPDLAATWTRLLTEAEAAGDSREAQIDAARSIFRNGFVAEAIAQYLSTARVEDASGSAHGGVLDRADMAGWRAHYEPTVHLDYAGWTLHKTGPWGQGPVLLQALAILRGVDIAGMDPMGVRFVHTVTEAIKLAWADREAYYGDPAWYDIPMRTLLSEEYAATRRALIGPEASLEQRPGHVRGYEHLARAAVARAAQGSAVRTDASSGEPTMAHLSAAPGDTVHLDVADRWGNIVSATPSGGWLQSSPVIPGLGFPLNSRAQMFWLDEGLPSSLGPGRRPRTTLTPTLAEKNGTRLAFGTPGGDQQDQWQLIWFLRMVHHGFDLQQGMDAPLFHSAHFQSSFSPRRATPGALFVEQALGEETIAGLRRRGHRVTVAPDWSLGRLTAVMRTPDGQVQAAATPRLQQAYAIGR, via the coding sequence ATGGATCATTTCACCACCCGGCCAGAGATCCGCGGAACATTCGGAGCTGTCGCGACCACGCACTGGATCGCCTCCGCCGTTGGTTTCGGGGTGCTTGAGCGCGGTGGCAACGCTTTCGATGCCGCCGTGGCCGCGGGGCTGGTGTTGCAGGTGGTCGAGCCGCATCTCAACGGCCCGGCCGGAGACCTGCCGGTGATCTTCCACGCGGTGCGCGAGGGCCGCACGGAGGTGCTCTGCGCACAGGGCACCGCGCCGCGCGCCGCCACCGTGGCGCGCTACCGGGCCGAGGGGCTGGAGGAGATCCCCGGCTCCGGCCTGCTCTCCACGGTGATCCCCGGCGCCTTCGACGGCTGGATGCTGATGTTGCGCGACCATGGCACGCTGAGCCTGCGCGAGGCGCTCGGCCCGGCGCTCGGCTATGCGCGCGACGGCCATCCGCTGCTGGCGCGCGCGGCGGAGGCCATCGCCGGGCTCGCCCCGTTCTTCGCCGCAAAATGGCCCAGTTCCGCGGCGGTCTGGACCCCGGGCGGCGTGGTTCCCCGGGCCGGTGCGCTGTTCGCGAACCCGGACCTGGCGGCGACATGGACGCGCCTGCTCACCGAGGCGGAAGCCGCCGGCGACAGCCGGGAGGCCCAGATCGATGCCGCCCGCTCCATCTTCCGCAACGGGTTCGTGGCCGAAGCCATCGCGCAGTACCTCTCCACCGCCCGGGTGGAGGATGCGAGCGGCAGCGCGCATGGCGGCGTGCTGGACCGCGCGGACATGGCCGGCTGGCGCGCGCATTACGAGCCGACCGTGCACCTCGACTATGCCGGCTGGACCCTGCACAAGACCGGCCCCTGGGGGCAGGGCCCGGTGCTGCTGCAGGCCCTCGCCATCCTGCGCGGTGTCGACATCGCTGGCATGGACCCGATGGGCGTGCGCTTCGTGCACACGGTGACCGAGGCGATCAAGCTCGCCTGGGCGGACCGCGAGGCCTATTACGGCGACCCGGCCTGGTATGACATCCCCATGCGCACCCTGCTCTCGGAGGAGTATGCGGCCACCCGCCGGGCACTGATCGGCCCCGAAGCCTCCCTGGAGCAGCGCCCGGGGCATGTGCGCGGCTACGAGCACCTGGCGCGCGCGGCGGTGGCCCGGGCGGCGCAGGGCTCCGCGGTTCGGACGGACGCCAGCTCCGGCGAACCCACGATGGCGCATCTGAGCGCGGCGCCCGGCGACACGGTGCACCTCGACGTGGCCGACCGCTGGGGGAACATCGTCTCGGCCACGCCCTCGGGGGGCTGGCTGCAGAGCTCCCCCGTCATCCCCGGCCTCGGTTTCCCGCTCAACAGCCGCGCGCAGATGTTCTGGCTGGACGAGGGCCTGCCCAGCTCGCTCGGCCCCGGACGACGCCCGCGCACCACCCTCACCCCCACGCTGGCGGAGAAGAACGGCACGCGCCTTGCCTTCGGCACTCCGGGGGGCGACCAGCAGGACCAGTGGCAGCTCATCTGGTTCCTGCGCATGGTCCATCACGGGTTCGACCTGCAGCAGGGGATGGACGCGCCGCTGTTCCACAGCGCGCATTTCCAGTCGTCCTTCTCGCCGCGCCGGGCCACGCCGGGCGCGCTCTTCGTGGAGCAGGCGCTGGGAGAGGAGACCATCGCCGGCCTGCGCCGCCGTGGCCACAGGGTGACCGTGGCGCCGGACTGGTCGCTGGGCCGGCTAACGGCGGTGATGCGCACGCCCGATGGCCAGGTGCAGGCCGCCGCCACGCCGCGGCTGCAGCAGGCCTACGCCATCGGCCGCTGA
- a CDS encoding type 1 glutamine amidotransferase domain-containing protein gives MTDIRNSRILIMATHGYERSELRYPHLELSRRGATVEIAAPEAGDIRSWDEKDWGDSASADREIASVSADDYDALVLPGGQINPDVLRLDEAAVALVRAFVAQGKVVAAVCHGPWLLVEADALRGREATSYWSIRTDLRNAGARWVDKAVVADQGIVTSRCPDDLPAFVDKIEEELREGLHHRRAA, from the coding sequence ATGACCGATATCCGCAACTCCCGCATTCTCATCATGGCGACGCATGGGTATGAGCGCAGCGAACTGCGCTATCCGCATCTCGAACTCAGCCGTCGCGGCGCCACGGTGGAAATCGCCGCGCCGGAGGCCGGAGACATCCGCAGCTGGGACGAGAAGGACTGGGGCGACAGTGCCTCCGCGGACCGCGAGATCGCCTCGGTCTCGGCCGATGACTATGACGCGCTGGTTCTGCCCGGCGGCCAGATCAACCCCGATGTCCTGCGCCTCGACGAGGCCGCGGTGGCGCTGGTGCGGGCGTTCGTCGCCCAGGGCAAGGTGGTTGCCGCCGTCTGCCACGGCCCCTGGCTGCTGGTGGAAGCCGATGCGCTGCGCGGGCGGGAGGCGACCTCCTACTGGTCGATCCGCACGGACCTGCGCAATGCCGGTGCCCGTTGGGTGGACAAGGCCGTGGTGGCCGACCAGGGCATCGTCACCTCGCGGTGCCCGGATGACCTGCCGGCCTTCGTCGACAAGATCGAGGAAGAGCTGCGCGAGGGCCTCCACCACCGGCGCGCGGCCTGA
- the corA gene encoding magnesium/cobalt transporter CorA encodes MSSLRSRTRRRKRAPVGARPGILTADPQAEDSAASLISFDDDTASAPVPGTLEAIRAARAAGRRVWLDVTGLRDIAFIGAVGAEFGLHQLALEDVVNTGQHAKVESFEGNVYAVLRMFRPDRPFETEQISLFLGADFVLTFQERKGDCFGEVRRRLADPKAQMRRRGADYLAYALIDAVVDGHFPALERAGDLLADLEDEILAGPDPSQMLRLHEMRGRLMVVRRAMWPTRDMVNSLQRGDIPEMREETRVFLRDVHDHVVQIIDMNESYRETAASLLEVYLSMQNARMNEIIKILTVVSTVFIPLSFLAGLWGMNFQGSPWNMPELHWAYGYPMALGVMALVAGAILFFILRKGWLRDASRVPRAHPHGEETAKPH; translated from the coding sequence ATGTCGTCGCTGCGCTCCCGAACCCGTCGCAGGAAGCGCGCCCCCGTCGGCGCACGCCCGGGCATCCTCACCGCCGACCCCCAGGCCGAGGACAGCGCCGCGAGCCTGATCAGCTTCGACGACGACACCGCCAGCGCGCCCGTGCCCGGAACGCTGGAGGCCATCCGCGCCGCGCGCGCCGCCGGCCGGCGCGTGTGGCTTGACGTGACAGGGCTGCGCGACATCGCCTTCATCGGCGCGGTGGGCGCGGAATTCGGCCTGCACCAGCTTGCCCTGGAGGACGTGGTCAACACCGGCCAGCATGCGAAGGTCGAGAGCTTCGAGGGCAATGTCTACGCCGTGCTGCGGATGTTCCGCCCGGACAGGCCCTTCGAGACCGAGCAGATCTCGCTGTTCCTGGGCGCGGATTTCGTTCTCACCTTTCAGGAGCGCAAGGGCGACTGCTTCGGCGAGGTGCGCCGCCGGCTGGCCGACCCGAAGGCGCAGATGCGCCGCCGGGGCGCCGATTACCTCGCCTATGCGCTGATCGACGCGGTGGTGGACGGGCATTTCCCGGCGCTGGAGCGCGCGGGCGACCTGCTCGCCGACCTGGAGGACGAGATCCTGGCCGGGCCGGACCCCTCGCAGATGCTGCGCCTGCACGAGATGCGCGGCCGCCTGATGGTGGTGCGCCGCGCCATGTGGCCCACCCGCGACATGGTGAACTCCCTGCAGCGCGGCGACATCCCGGAAATGCGCGAGGAAACCCGCGTCTTCCTGCGCGACGTGCATGACCACGTGGTCCAGATCATCGACATGAACGAAAGCTACCGCGAGACCGCCGCCAGTCTGCTGGAGGTCTATCTCTCGATGCAGAACGCCCGGATGAACGAGATCATCAAGATCCTCACCGTGGTCTCCACCGTGTTCATTCCGTTGAGTTTTCTTGCCGGGCTCTGGGGGATGAACTTCCAGGGCTCGCCCTGGAACATGCCCGAGCTGCACTGGGCCTACGGCTATCCGATGGCGCTTGGCGTGATGGCGCTGGTGGCCGGGGCCATCCTGTTCTTCATCCTGCGCAAGGGTTGGCTGCGCGACGCCTCCCGCGTGCCGCGCGCCCATCCCCATGGCGAGGAGACCGCGAAGCCGCACTGA